A window of the Brassica oleracea var. oleracea cultivar TO1000 chromosome C1, BOL, whole genome shotgun sequence genome harbors these coding sequences:
- the LOC106317191 gene encoding dynamin-related protein 4C-like translates to MGGSKMPEVYDINVEAALTIVPTEAPIVSSYNDRIRPLLDTVDRLRNLNVMKEGIQLPTIVVVGDQSSGKSSVLESLAGISLPRGQGICTRVPLVMRLQRSPSPEPEIWLEFGDERVDTDEEHIAESICTATEAIAGSGKGVSDTPLTLHVKKNGVPDLTMVDLPGITRVPVNGQPENIYEQISGMIMKYIEPQESIILNVLSATVDFTTCESIRMSRQVDKTGERTLAVVTKADMAPEGLLQKVTADDVNIGLGYVCVRNRVGEETYKEARMQEESLFKTHPLLCMIDHDIVGIPVLAQKLIQIQATMIGRCLPVIVQKINEKMETSEFELKKLPMVMTSSGEALMTFMNIIGSVKECLLRILIQGDFSEYPDDQIMHSTARLADMLSEFSDNLQAKPEAANEFLMDEIKVLEECKCIGLPNFIPRSAFLAILSQRVDGMHAKPVEFIREIWDYVEVVLSSVITKYSDNFPQIQPSIKRAGRTLITKIKEQSVSRVVEIVEMEKQTDYTCNPEYMTAYTQKIANQASFISHVQSNYSNYGDVGISHLRGYNSQLLSQAFDMNVRITAYWTIVVRRVVDNIALYLQFTVKNLVNSQFQKEIVAEMVDPRGGGEVEKMLDESPSVACKREKLKNSIKLLKESKDAVAAIVYRNSG, encoded by the exons ATGGGAGGAAGTAAAATGCCAGAAGTTTATGACATCAATGTGGAAGCCGCTCTTACTATTGTCCCAACTGAAGCACCCATTGTGTCTTCTTACAATGATCGGATCAGGCCGTTGCTTGACACAGTGGATCGGCTGAGGAACCTGAATGTGATGAAAGAAGGGATCCAGCTTCCCACCATTGTCGTAGTTGGAGACCAGTCCTCCGGAAAGTCCAGTGTTCTTGAATCGTTGGCAGGAATCAGTTTGCCTCGTGGGCAAGGAATCTGCACTAGGGTTCCTCTTGTGATGAGACTACAGAGAAGCCCTAGCCCTGAACCTGAGATCTGGCTTGAGTTCGGCGACGAAAGAGTTGACACTGACGAGGAGCATATCGCAGAATCTATTTGCACCGCAACTGAGGCAATTGCTG GATCTGGTAAAGGTGTCTCAGACACTCCCCTGACCCTCCATGTAAAAAAAAATGGTGTTCCTGATCTGACAATGGTGGATCTCCCGGGAATAACCCGGGTTCCTGTGAATGGGCAGCCTGAAAACATCTATGAACAGATCTCCGGGATGATAATGAAGTACATCGAGCCACAAGAGTCCATCATTCTCAACGTTCTGTCAGCTACAGTCGACTTCACTACCTGTGAATCCATCCGTATGTCTAGGCAAGTTGACAAAACAGGGGAAAGGACTCTAGCTGTTGTCACAAAGGCCGACATGGCTCCTGAAGGTCTCCTGCAGAAAGTAACGGCGGACGATGTCAATATTGGACTAGGTTACGTCTGCGTCAGGAACCGTGTAGGGGAAGAAACCTACAAAGAAGCTAGGATGCAGGAAGAGTCACTTTTCAAGACCCATCCGCTGCTTTGCATGATCGACCACGACATTGTTGGCATCCCTGTTTTAGCTCAAAAGTTAATTCAAATCCAGGCGACGATGATTGGCCGTTGTTTGCCGGTCATTGTACAAAAGATTAACGAGAAGATGGAAACAAGCGAATTCGAGCTGAAGAAACTGCCAATGGTGATGACATCTTCAGGGGAAGCTCTGATGACATTCATGAATATCATTGGATCTGTCAAAGAGTGTCTCCTGAGAATTCTTATCCAAGGAGATTTCTCTGAATATCCAGATGATCAAATCATGCACTCTACTGCTCGTTTGGCTGATATGTTGAGCGAATTCTCAGACAACCTCCAAGCAAAGCCGGAGGCGGCGAACGAGTTCTTGATGGATGAAATCAAAGTCCTAGAAGAGTGCAAATGCATCGGACTGCCTAATTTCATCCCAAGATCAGCCTTTTTAGCTATTCTTTCACAGCGTGTTGATGGCATGCACGCTAAGCCGGTCGAGTTCATCAGAGAGATATGGGACTACGTTGAAGTTGTTCTCTCATCAGTCATCACCAAATACTCTGACAACTTCCCCCAGATTCAACCTTCCATTAAACGGGCCGGTCGAACGCTAATAACCAAGATCAAGGAACAGTCGGTGAGCCGAGTGGTTGAGATCGTTGAAATGGAGAAACAGACGGACTACACATGTAACCCTGAGTACATGACAGCATACACACAGAAGATTGCTAATCAAGCAAGCTTCATCAGTCATGTACAGAGCAATTATTCCAACTACGGTGATGTGGGGATTTCGCATCTGAGGGGGTATAACTCTCAGCTGCTTAGCCAAGCGTTCGACATGAATGTGAGGATTACAGCCTACTGGACCATCGTCGTGCGACGGGTTGTGGATAACATTGCACTCTACCTTCAGTTCACTGTGAAGAATCTTGTGAACAGTCAGTTTCAGAAGGAGATAGTGGCGGAAATGGTGGATCCTAGGGGAGGAGGAGAAGTTGAGAAGATGCTTGATGAGTCTCCGTCGGTGGCGTGCAAAAGGGAGAAGCTGAAGAACAGTATCAAGCTTCTCAAGGAGTCAAAGGACGCTGTTGCCGCCATTGTTTATCGGAACTCTGGGTAA
- the LOC106336445 gene encoding glutathione S-transferase T3-like, translating to MDSHPYRQKPKFVELLTSQQNIVFGLSEDSLNLSSSQVPLFGSQPSEDSNFGDSTPAGRRERRKWTPRDDILLISSWLNTSKDPVVSNEQKSGAFWKRVAAYFAASPKVQGYEVREATQCTNRWQKINDLVNKFCGAYESASRERSSGQNENDILKLAHEIFFNNHQNKFNLEHAWKELRNDQKWCELFILAKPVDAERGGSLIMVCIPQPLMRLKP from the coding sequence ATGGATTCTCATCCATATAGGCAAAAGCCAAAGTTTGTTGAACTGCTTACCAGTCAACAAAACATTGTCTTTGGTTTGTCTGAAGATAGTCTCAACCTATCTTCTTCACAAGTCCCTCTTTTTGGCTCCCAACCGAGTGAAGATTCCAACTTTGGCGACAGCACTCCTGCAGGGCGTCGAGAAAGGAGGAAATGGACGCCAAGAGATGACATTCTGCTCATCAGCTCGTGGCTTAATACAAGCAAAGACCCTGTGGTCTCGAATGAGCAAAAATCCGGGGCTTTCTGGAAAAGGGTCGCAGCATACTTCGCCGCAAGCCCCAAGGTACAAGGCTATGAAGTCAGAGAGGCGACCCAGTGCACGAACCGTTGGCAGAAGATCAATGATCTAGTCAACAAGTTTTGTGGGGCTTACGAATCTGCGAGTAGAGAGAGAAGTAGCGGTCAAAATGAGAATGATATTCTCAAACTAGCTCATGAGATATTCTTCAACAACCACCAAAACAAATTCAACCTTGAGCATGCTTGGAAGGAGCTTCGAAACGATCAGAAATGGTGTGAGCTTTTTATACTTGCAAAGCCGGTGGACGCGGAAAGAGGAGGAAGCTTGATAATGGTGTGCATTCCTCAACCTCTAATGCGTCTGAAACCATGA
- the LOC106336426 gene encoding uncharacterized protein At4g04775-like, producing MTSSSTSSPRFPRISTHGVPTRCWCGEGITTFGSSTAENRYRPFYRCKIARDRKNENHLFEWIDEALTGEIWMVDVKHERVAQGITMFEERVMEKVKSEMVRVEHEISEKLKEKVDLEFARVAQEMKQKLKIATVAMVVVGAIVGIWTSLTV from the exons ATGACCAGTTCGTCAACATCTTCCCCTCGTTTTCCTCGAATCTCTACTCATGGTGTGCCTACAAGATGTTGGTGTGGCGAGGGCATAACCACGTTTGGTTCATCGACGGCGGAGAATAGGTATCGACCATTCTACCGATGCAAAATCGCAAGAGAT AGAAAAAATGAGAATCATCTATTTGAATGGATTGATGAAGCTTTGACTGGGGAGATTTGGATGGTGGATGTGAAACATGAGAGGGTTGCTCAAGGGATTACGATGTTTGAAGAAAGGGTTATGGAAAAGGTGAAGTCCGAGATGGTTAGAGTTGAACATGAGATTTCCGAAAAGCTTAAAGAGAAGGTAGACTTGGAGTTTGCTAGAGTTGCACAGGAGATGAAACAAAAGCTAAAGATAGCGACGGTGGCTATGGTAGTTGTAGGAGCAATCGTAGGAATTTGGACTTCTCTTACTGTCTGA